GGAGATAGACGGGATGCGCATCAGCTCCAGCAGGCGGTCGGTCGCGGCGGGAAGCTCGGCGTCGATACGGTCGAGAATGGCAGTCAGGGACATCGGGGCACCTCGGGCTTGGGTCATGGACGCAAGAACCGTATCAGCCGCCGTGGGGGTGTCCAGCCAATTGACCTGACGATTTGACCTGGATCAAGTTTTTACAGCGCGGCATTTTGTAACCTGTTGCCGAACCGGAGCGCGATCTATATCCAACGAAAGCAACGAAATCGTAGCATTTTATGCTCAAGACCCTGCAACGCGCGACGCGGGGACGAAGAAGAAGGGTAGACCCCCAGTGACAACATCGACGAACTATTCCGCGAAGCTCGACGAGGCTCTGGGCCGGCTGCACGAAGAGGGGCGTTATCGCACCTTTATTGATATTGAGCGTCGCCGCGGGCAGTTTCCGCACGCAACATGGCGCCGCCCGGATGGGACCGAGCAGGATATCACCGTGTGGTGTGGCAACGACTACCTCGGCATGGGGCAAAACCCCGTTGTGCTGGACGCGATGCACGAAGCGATTGATGCCACTGGCGCGGGCTCGGGCGGGACGCGGAATATTTCCGGCACCACGGTCTATCACAAGGCGCTGGAGGCCGAGCTTGCCGATCTGCATGGCAAGGAAGCGGCCCTTCTCTTTACGTCCGCCTATATCGCGAATGATGCAACTTTAAGCACTTTGCCCAAATTGTTCCCCGGTCTGATCATCTACTCTGACGCGCTCAACCATGCGTCGATGATCGAGGGCGTGCGCCGCAATGGCGGGGCCAAGCGGATTTTTCGGCACAATGATGTGGAGCATCTGCGCGAGTTGCTGGCAGCCGATGATCCGTCCGCGCCCAAGCTGATCGCGTTTGAGAGCGTCTATTCCATGGATGGCGATTTTGGCCCCATCGAGGCCATTTGCGATCTGGCGGATGAGTTTGGCGCGCTGACCTATATCGACGAGGTCCACGCTGTCGGCATGTACGGCCCGCGCGGGGCTGGTGTGGCTGAGCGTGACCGCTTGATGCACCGTCTCGATATTATCAACGGCACGCTGGCCAAGGCTTACGGCGTGATGGGGGGCTATATCGCGGCCTCTGTAAAAATGTGTGACGCTGTAAGGTCTTACGCGCCCGGTTTTATCTTCACATCGTCTCTGGCGCCCGCTGTGGCTGCTGGCGCTGCGGCCAGCGTCAAATTCCTCAAGACGGACCGGACATTGCGCGAGCAGCACCAGACACAGGCGAAAATCCTCAAGATGCGCCTCAAGGGTATGGGCCTACCAATCATTGATCACGGCAGTCATATCATTCCCGTGATTGTCGGCGACCCGGTTCATACCAAAAAGCTGAGCGATATGCTGCTTGAGGGCTATGGCATCTATGTGCAGCCCATCAACTATCCCACAGTGCCGCGCGGCACGGAGCGTCTGCGCTTCACCCCGTCGCCGGTCCATGGTCCGGGCGAGATGAATAAGCTTGTGACGGCTATGGACGAACTTTGGAGCCATTGTGCGCTGAATCGTGCCGAAATGTCTGCCTGAGGCTTGGCACGTGCAATAAAACTTGGCATGTGCTAGCTTGATCAAAAGATAGGTAACGGCTCGAATCGTATTTCCGGGTCAAATCCTAAGCATTGAAGGGCAGGTAGCATGATCTTGCGTCGTTTTTCGCGCAGTAACGGTGTGAAGGAAGCAGAGCCGCGCGGCTTTGATTCCTTTGAGCTGCGTCTGGGCGATTTGATGCGGGGCGAGCGCGCCACTTTGGGCAAATCCCTTCTCGATGTTGAGCGCGAACTGCGCATCAAGGCGAGCTATGTGGCCGCCATCGAGAATGCTGATCCTGAATCCTTTGATACTCCCGGTTTCATTCCCGGTTATGTGCGCTCTTATGCCCGGTATCTTGGCATGGACCCAGATCGCGCCTTTGCCACTTTTTGCACCGAAAGCGGGTTCTCCACAGCCCACGGCATGTCTGCAGCCGCCTCGGCAATCCGGCGGCCTGATGAGTTTGTGCAGCGCTCTACAAAGCGCAATGAGGACCGTTTGGTCTCACCCAGCACACCGTTTGTGCCCGCTGCCGAGAGCCTCTTGTCGCGGATCGAGCCGGGGGCGATTGGTTCCGTCACGGTGCTGGTCGCGCTGATTGCGGCGATTGGATATGGCGGCTGGACTGTGCTCAACGAAGTGCAGCGCGTGCAGGTCGCCCCGGTTGAGAACACGCCCAGCGTGCTGGTCGATTTGGACCCGTTGGCGGGTGTGAGCATGGGGCAGGGCGCTGAGCCTGCGATGACATCCAATTTCAGCGCACCCGATGCCGGTGCGCTTGACCGTCTTTACCGGCCTGAGGCGCTGGACGTGCCAGTGCTCGTCGCGCGCGACGCACCGATTTCCACGCTCGATCCCCGTCGTATGGGCGCATTGAGCGACGAAGGGACCCGCAACGCCGCCCGCCAGATTGCTTTGGACAACGCGGCGGGGGCTGCGGGTAATTCCGTCCGCGCCGAGGGCTTGGCAATTGATGCCGCACTTGCGTCCGTTCTGGGCAGCGATATCCCCGCGCCGCGCCCCGGTGCGCCAATTGTCGTAGGTGCAGGCGCGCCCGGCGTGCAAATGGTGGCCGTGCGTCCCGCTTGGGTGCGCGTCCGCTCGGCTGAGGGTAGCGTGATCTTTGAGGGCGTGATGAACGCTGGCGACACATATTCTGTGCCCGCGACCGAGGCGCCGCCCACATTGCGTGTCGGCGAATCTGGTGCCATCTATTTCTTGGTGAATGGTCAGCATTACGGCCCCGCCGGTCCCCGTGGGTCTGTGACCTCCAATTTGTCGCTTGCCTCGGATCTGCTAACAGGCACTCTTGAGGTTGCGGACCTGACGCAGGACGAAGATCTTACCCGCTATCTTGCGGCTCTTCAGGGTGCTGCTGCCGAGTAAGATTGCACCGGCGCGACGCATCTCCTATCTTGGCAGATAACGAACACTCCCATCGCCAAGGAAGCCTTTGATGTCGCTCAACCATATCCGCCCATGGCGCAACATCTACCGCCGTAAGAGCCGCCAAATCCATGTGGGCAATGTGCCCGTTGGGGGCGATGCACCTATTTCGGTGCAAACGATGACCAATACGCTCACCACAGATGTGAAGGGCACCATAGCCCAGGTGCAGGCGGCGGCGGATGCGGGCGCAGACATTGTGCGGATTTCCGTGCCGGATCAGGACAGTTCCAAAGCCCTGAAGGAGATTGTGCGCGAAAGCCCGGTGCCCATCGTGGCCGATATCCACTTCCATTATAAGCGCGGGATCGAGGCGGCAGAGGCCGGGGCGGCATGTCTCAGGATCAATCCCGGTAATATCGGGGATGAAACCCGCGTGCGGGAGGTGATCAGGGCGGCCCGCGATCATAACTGCTCAATCCGCATCGGCGTGAACGCGGGCAGTCTTGAGAAGCATCTGCTTGATAAATACGGTGAGCCGTGCCCGGATGCGATGGTGGAATCCGGCATGGATCACATTAAGATCCTTCAAGATAACGACTTTCACGAGTTCAAGATCAGCTGCAAGGCCTCCGATGTCTTCATGGCCGCCGCCGCTTACCAGCAGTTGGCTGAGGCCACGGATGCGCCCATCCATCTTGGGATCACCGAGGCGGGCGGGCTGATCAGTGGCACGGTGAAATCGGCTATCGGCATGGGGAACCTCTTGTGGATGGGGATCGGCGATACGATCCGTGTGAGCCTTTCGGCGGACCCGGTGGAAGAGGTGAAGATGGGGTTTGAGATCCTCAAATCCCTCGGCCTTAGGCACCGGGGCGTGAACATCATCAGTTGCCCCAGCTGTGCGCGGCAGGGGTTCGACGTGATCAAAACCGTCGAGGCTTTGGAGCAGCGCTTGGAGCATATCAAGACGCCGATGAGCCTGTCGATCATTGGCTGTGTGGTCAATGGACCGGGCGAGGCGCTGATGACAGATGTGGGCTTTACCGGGGGCGGCGCAGGCTCGGGGATGGTCTATCTCGCGGGGGCGCAGAGCCACAAGCTGAGCAACGAGAAGATGATCGAGCATATTGTGGAGCAGGTCGAGCAAAAGGCGGCCGAACTTGACGCTCAGGCCGCCCTTGAGGCTGCGGAAGCGACGCAAGCGGCTGAATAAGCCGCCGCCTGCGCCTTGCGCTTTGGCTCAGTTCTCGCGGATGTCCGCCACGATTTCCAGCATCCCCTCAAGAGGGACATAGCCACGCACCATCCGGTCCTGCATGACGAAACCCGGCGTGCCGCGAAGACCCAAGGTTGCGGCCAGTTCCGAGTTGGCCACAAGCACTGCGTCCACTTTGGGCGCGTCCATGCCTGCGAGGATCGGCGCGGGGTCCAGCTCAAGCGCCTCGGCGATACGGGTAAACGCCGCCTCATTCAGACGGCCCCCAAATGTCATCATCGCATCATGCACCGCCTTATAGGCGTCTTCGCCCGCGACCTGCAAAGTCGAGATGGCAAAGCGCGCGGCAAGGACAGAAGGCTCTCCCAGAACCGGCAATTCCTTGAACACCAGTCGGATATTGCCATCGCCCTCAACAAGTTCGGCCACTTCCGGGTGTGCCTTTTTGCAAAATCCACAGGCATAATCGAGGAATTCCACGATCGTCACATCGCCATCCGGGTTGCCACCCGCCCATGAGACGCCATCGTTGAAAATCGCCTCGGCATTGGCCGCGATCAGGTCGCCATCATTGGCTGATTGCAGCTCTTCTTGCTGGGCGTTGAACACATCGACCGCTTCAAAGACCACGGCGGGGTTTTCCAGAAGGTAGCTGCGCACGGCGTCGCCAAACGCTGCACGCTCGGCTTCGCTCATATCCGCAAGGTCGAGGGCCGCAACCGGGCTGACGGCGAGACAGGCGGCGAGGGCTGCTGGAAGGGTGCGTTTCAGGGTCATTTAGGGGGCATCTCCGTTGGATTATCTCTGAATTATCTCTGCGCGACTTTCGCGGCTTGAAGCACATCCTGCGCACGCTGCCAACCGCCCGAGCCGCGTGGCAAAAGCCCCGAGGCGCGGTTGGCATGGATCACCGCATCATCAAGCCTACCGATCAGGGCATAGCGTTCGGCGGTCACAACCGATGCGAGACCCGCATTGCCGGACTTAGCATGTGCGGCGGCCAGATCGCGCATCACGCGCATATCGCGGCCATCGCGAGACCGGGCGCGCTCCAAAACATCCAGAGCTTTCGCTGTGTCTCCTTGGGTCAGTAGCGCGCGCCCATAGGAGCCAAGGATCAGGGCGTTGCGCGGAGCGGCGTTCACGGCGCGCGCATAGGCGGCTGTGGCAGGAGCGAATTGGCGGCTCTCCATCAGAATCTGGCCGCGCAACTCGTGGTAGAACGGATCGTTGGGCCGTGCCGCCAAGGCGCGGTCCATGGCAGCCAGCGATTTGCGCAGGTCGGATTGGCGGTGATAGGCGATTGCCTCACGCATGGCGCGCACATCGGCAAAGCCGCTCTCGCCCGCGCGGGTGAGGGTCCATTTCGGGTTGCGCTGAAACGCCGAGAGTTTGCCCTTCGCGCGCGCAAACCAGTACAGATCGGTGTTGGAGGGGGTGAAGCGGCCCTTGTAGGGCTCGGCCAGCCGCTGCAACACGCGGATACGGTCGGCAGACAAGGGGTGCGTGCTGGCGTAAGGATCGCGGCGCGCGGCGGACAGCGCCTCTTGGCCGCGAAAGAGATCCATCACCTCGACGGCCCCGTGCGGGTCAATCCCTGCGCGCACCATGTAGCTGATCGCGGCATTGTCGGCGCTGCTTTCCTCGCTGCGATTATGCGCAAAGAAGAGCCGTTGTGCGGTGCCTTGGCTGCCGGCGGCGATACCAGCTGCGGCCTGCGCGTTGCCGGTGGCGGCACCCGCGATGGCGGCAAGGGCAAGCCCGAGGCTCGCCGCCGTGCGCGCGTTGCGGAAATTGATCGGGCGGCGCACGAGGTGGCCATTGGCGATATGCGCCGCCTCATGGGCCAGAACGGCCTGAAGCATTTGCGGCGAGGTCATTTTGAGGAGCAGGCCGGAATGGATGAAAATACTGTCTTGATCAATCACGAAGGCGTTGAGGCTACGATCATCAATCACAAGGATATTCATCCGGCTGGCACTCAGGCCCGCCGCCTGCAAAACAGGGCTCGCCAGCTGTTTCAGCGCGTATTCGATATCGGGATCACGCAAAAGCGTGACCGCGCGGGCCGGATGCGCCAGCGTGAACGACAGGATGATACAGGCGGCAAAGAGGCGCAGCAGCTGCATTGACGGCGGCTCCGTTTCAAGATGAAAAGCACGTTTGAATACTGTGGGAGAAAGCCATGCGGAACTCAAGGCGATCTGAGGTCGCTCCCTTCATCGTGATGGATGTGATGGAGGCGGCGCGCGCGGCAGAGGCCGCGGGGCGCCATATCATTCACATGGAGGTGGGCCAGCCCGGCACGCCCGCACCCGAGGGCGCGCGCGCCGCATTGGCCACGGCCATGGACGAAGACGCGATGGGCTATACGGTCGCCCTTGGTCTGCCGCAATTGCGCGCGCGCATCGCAGAGCTTTATGGCCAGTGGTATGATATCGACCTCGCGCCAAGCCGCGTGATCGTGACGCCGGGCTCATCAGGCGCGTTCATACTCGCGTTCACATCGCTCTTTGATACGGGCGCGCGGGTGGGCATCGGCGCGCCGGGTTATCCCAGCTACCGCCAGATCCTTAGTGCGCTGGACCTGACCCCGGTGGATATTCAGACGCGGGCGGAAAACCGCCTTCAGCCTGTGCCGGAGGATCTGGAGGGGCTCAATCTAGACGGGCTGATGGTGGCGAGCCCTGCGAATCCGTCGGGCACGATGCTGGATCGGGGCGCGCTTGGCGCTTTGATGGACGCGGCGGCGGGGCAGGATGCCGGGTTTATCTCGGACGAGATTTATCACGGGATTGAGTATGAAGCGAAGGCCGTCTCCGCGCTGGAGATCAGCGACGAATGCTATGTGATCAACTCGTTCTCGAAGTATTTCTCGATGACCGGATGGCGCGCGGGCTGGATGGTGGTGCCGGAGAGCCATGTGCGCGTGATCGAGCGGCTGGCGCAGAACCTTTTCATCTGCCCGCCCCATGCAAGTCAGATTGCGGCCTTGGCTGCTATGGATTGCACCGAGGAACTTGAGGCGAATATGGAGGTCTACCGGGCCAACCGTTTGCTGATGCTGGAGGGATTGCCACGCGCCGGGTTCACCAAGATCGCGCCGCCCGATGGGGCGTTTTACGTTTATGCGGATGTGAGCGATTTAACGAATGACAGCCGCGCCTTTGCCGCCGAAATACTGGACAAGGCAGGTGTGGCCGTCACGCCGGGTCTGGATTTTGATCCTGTGCGCGGGGCAGGAACCTTGCGGTTTTCCTATGCCCGCAGCACGGCGGATATCGAGGAAGGTCTCGCGCGGCTGACGGCGTTTATGGCCGCGCGATAGGGTCCGGTGCGCGGTCCAAAGGGGCGGGACATGGCCGCGCTGGTTTGCTATGCTGCGCGCAGAAGCCGGATAAACCGGCGCAGTTTTTGGGTTGAGCAGTATGATCCGCTTTCTTCATGTCCTTTTGGCCGCCCTTCTTCTGAGCGGTGCGGCGCAGGCGCAAACGCAACCCCAAGGGTTTGGCGCGCTGGCCCGTCTGGATGCCGAGGGCAGCAGCATGATTGAGACGCGCGCAGGCGTTGAGATTACCCTCGCGCTGAGCCAAGGGGTGCCGTATCGCGCCTTCACCCTCGCAGAGCCTGCGCGGCTGGTGCTGGATTTTCGTGAGGTGGATTGGGGCGGTGTGCATGCCCGCGGCCTCAGCCAGACGGGGCGTGTGGCCGATGTGCGCGTGGGCGGATTTCGCCCGGGTTGGTCGCGCATGGTGGTTGATCTGGCGGCCCCTCTGGCGCTTGCGGAGGCCGACCTGCGCATTGACGAGTTCACTGGCACCGCGCGCCTGATCCTGCGCCTTGAAGAGACGGCGCCCGAGGATTTTGCCGCGCGCTCGGGCCTGC
The nucleotide sequence above comes from Roseovarius carneus. Encoded proteins:
- a CDS encoding M48 family metalloprotease; the encoded protein is MQLLRLFAACIILSFTLAHPARAVTLLRDPDIEYALKQLASPVLQAAGLSASRMNILVIDDRSLNAFVIDQDSIFIHSGLLLKMTSPQMLQAVLAHEAAHIANGHLVRRPINFRNARTAASLGLALAAIAGAATGNAQAAAGIAAGSQGTAQRLFFAHNRSEESSADNAAISYMVRAGIDPHGAVEVMDLFRGQEALSAARRDPYASTHPLSADRIRVLQRLAEPYKGRFTPSNTDLYWFARAKGKLSAFQRNPKWTLTRAGESGFADVRAMREAIAYHRQSDLRKSLAAMDRALAARPNDPFYHELRGQILMESRQFAPATAAYARAVNAAPRNALILGSYGRALLTQGDTAKALDVLERARSRDGRDMRVMRDLAAAHAKSGNAGLASVVTAERYALIGRLDDAVIHANRASGLLPRGSGGWQRAQDVLQAAKVAQR
- a CDS encoding pyridoxal phosphate-dependent aminotransferase codes for the protein MRNSRRSEVAPFIVMDVMEAARAAEAAGRHIIHMEVGQPGTPAPEGARAALATAMDEDAMGYTVALGLPQLRARIAELYGQWYDIDLAPSRVIVTPGSSGAFILAFTSLFDTGARVGIGAPGYPSYRQILSALDLTPVDIQTRAENRLQPVPEDLEGLNLDGLMVASPANPSGTMLDRGALGALMDAAAGQDAGFISDEIYHGIEYEAKAVSALEISDECYVINSFSKYFSMTGWRAGWMVVPESHVRVIERLAQNLFICPPHASQIAALAAMDCTEELEANMEVYRANRLLMLEGLPRAGFTKIAPPDGAFYVYADVSDLTNDSRAFAAEILDKAGVAVTPGLDFDPVRGAGTLRFSYARSTADIEEGLARLTAFMAAR
- the hemA gene encoding 5-aminolevulinate synthase, which codes for MTTSTNYSAKLDEALGRLHEEGRYRTFIDIERRRGQFPHATWRRPDGTEQDITVWCGNDYLGMGQNPVVLDAMHEAIDATGAGSGGTRNISGTTVYHKALEAELADLHGKEAALLFTSAYIANDATLSTLPKLFPGLIIYSDALNHASMIEGVRRNGGAKRIFRHNDVEHLRELLAADDPSAPKLIAFESVYSMDGDFGPIEAICDLADEFGALTYIDEVHAVGMYGPRGAGVAERDRLMHRLDIINGTLAKAYGVMGGYIAASVKMCDAVRSYAPGFIFTSSLAPAVAAGAAASVKFLKTDRTLREQHQTQAKILKMRLKGMGLPIIDHGSHIIPVIVGDPVHTKKLSDMLLEGYGIYVQPINYPTVPRGTERLRFTPSPVHGPGEMNKLVTAMDELWSHCALNRAEMSA
- the ispG gene encoding flavodoxin-dependent (E)-4-hydroxy-3-methylbut-2-enyl-diphosphate synthase translates to MSLNHIRPWRNIYRRKSRQIHVGNVPVGGDAPISVQTMTNTLTTDVKGTIAQVQAAADAGADIVRISVPDQDSSKALKEIVRESPVPIVADIHFHYKRGIEAAEAGAACLRINPGNIGDETRVREVIRAARDHNCSIRIGVNAGSLEKHLLDKYGEPCPDAMVESGMDHIKILQDNDFHEFKISCKASDVFMAAAAYQQLAEATDAPIHLGITEAGGLISGTVKSAIGMGNLLWMGIGDTIRVSLSADPVEEVKMGFEILKSLGLRHRGVNIISCPSCARQGFDVIKTVEALEQRLEHIKTPMSLSIIGCVVNGPGEALMTDVGFTGGGAGSGMVYLAGAQSHKLSNEKMIEHIVEQVEQKAAELDAQAALEAAEATQAAE
- a CDS encoding DsbA family protein, which produces MTLKRTLPAALAACLAVSPVAALDLADMSEAERAAFGDAVRSYLLENPAVVFEAVDVFNAQQEELQSANDGDLIAANAEAIFNDGVSWAGGNPDGDVTIVEFLDYACGFCKKAHPEVAELVEGDGNIRLVFKELPVLGEPSVLAARFAISTLQVAGEDAYKAVHDAMMTFGGRLNEAAFTRIAEALELDPAPILAGMDAPKVDAVLVANSELAATLGLRGTPGFVMQDRMVRGYVPLEGMLEIVADIREN
- a CDS encoding helix-turn-helix domain-containing protein yields the protein MILRRFSRSNGVKEAEPRGFDSFELRLGDLMRGERATLGKSLLDVERELRIKASYVAAIENADPESFDTPGFIPGYVRSYARYLGMDPDRAFATFCTESGFSTAHGMSAAASAIRRPDEFVQRSTKRNEDRLVSPSTPFVPAAESLLSRIEPGAIGSVTVLVALIAAIGYGGWTVLNEVQRVQVAPVENTPSVLVDLDPLAGVSMGQGAEPAMTSNFSAPDAGALDRLYRPEALDVPVLVARDAPISTLDPRRMGALSDEGTRNAARQIALDNAAGAAGNSVRAEGLAIDAALASVLGSDIPAPRPGAPIVVGAGAPGVQMVAVRPAWVRVRSAEGSVIFEGVMNAGDTYSVPATEAPPTLRVGESGAIYFLVNGQHYGPAGPRGSVTSNLSLASDLLTGTLEVADLTQDEDLTRYLAALQGAAAE